From the Pseudomonas monsensis genome, the window TTGCCTTGCTCGACGCCAGCCGCACCGCGCTTGAACCCGAGCTGATCCACCTTCTGCCGTGAAACTTTTCCTCCCCATCTCCCCCAATCACCTAACCTCATAGGCTGTGTGTTCCATTCGAGCCCGTCGCCCCCATGCGCAACGCATTGCAGTGTTTGTGGTTGACCGTACTGATCCTGCTCATTCCCGGCAGTCCGTCGCTGTGGGCGGCAGAGTTACCGGCGCCGTCGGCGACCGCCGCCGCGCCGCTGCCGGTGATTTCCCAGAGTGATCTGCAAGCTCTGCAACAACGCCTCGATGCACTGAAACAGCAGATTTCTGCCGCGAACAATTACAACCAGCTTGAGGGCCCGCAGGATCGCGTGCAGGCGTTCATTCTGGATGTCGATAAGTTGTCGACGGCGTTGTTGCCGCAGCAGGCGCAACTGACGGTGCAACTGGGGGTGTTGGGGGCGGCGCCGGATACCGGAATTGCCTCGGAGCAGGCGGATATCATCGCGCAGCGGGCGTCGCTGACGGAGCAGAAGAACAAGGTCGATGCGACGCTCAAGAGCCTCGCGGCGTTGAAGCAGAGTGCGGCGGATCTGATCACGCAGATTGCCGGTATCCGGCGCACGCTGCTGGAGAGCGAGCTGACCCTGGGTACGGACAGTGTGCTGAACCCGGATTTCTGGTCGCCGCTGATCAACCCTTCGCCGGATGATCGCCAGAGGCTAAGCTTTTTCGTGCAGCAGATCGAAGAAACCTGGGCCAGGGTGTGGGCGCCAGGGCAGCACGTTTATACGGTGCTGTTGGTGTTGCTGGCGCTGCTGATCTGGACGTACGGAAGGCGGTTGGCCGAACGCGGGCTGACCTGGGTCTGCATTCATCGCATGCCGGAGGGGCGTCTGCGCCGCAGCGCGCTGGCGTTCGCTTCAGCCCTTGCGACCATTGCCACCACCGCCATCGCCCTGCATGTGTTGTTTTACGCCCTCACCCGCCACGCGCCGCTGACGCCGGTGCTGGCGACGTTTTCCGATGAGTTCGAAAAAGTCGTGTATGCCTGCGTGCTGATCACCGGGCTGAGCCGAGCCTTGCTGTCGACGCAACATCCGTCGTGGCGCCTGCCGGCGATTGCCGATCCGGTGGCGCTGGCGCTGAAGCCGTTCCCACGGATTCTGTCCTTCGCGTTGCTGGTGCTGGTGACGCTGGTGCAGGTCAGCAATGCCACGGGCATGAGCAGTCAGATTGTGCTCGCCGGGCGCGGCGTGATTGCCATGGTGGTGCTGGCGATTGTGGTGACGATGCTGTTGCAGGTGAGCAAGGCACGCAAGGAGATGATCGCCGCCAATGATGCGTCGGCGGCGGGCAGCACGTTCTCCGGTGTGATTTTCACCGTCGCCAGTCTGTCGATGTTCGTGGCGGCGATGGCGCTGCTCACCGGGTACGTGTCGCTGGCGCGGTTCATCACCTATGAATTGGTGTGGTCGTATATCGTCCTGTCCGGGTTCTACCTGTTGATCCAGGTGATCAAGGACGCCTGCGAGCATGTATTTTCGCCCAGACACGCCAGCGGCAAAGCGCTGAAACAGTTGCTCGGGGTGGGTGATCGACGCCTCGATCAGATGTCGATTCTGTTGTCCGGTTTCAGTCGTGCCGGGCTGTTGCTGCTGGCGGTGATCGCGCTGTTTGTCGGCGGCATCGGCACCACGCTGGGGCAGCTGGCGAGCAATATCATGGCGATTCTCGGCGGCGCCGGGTTGCGCAAGCTGAACATCGTTCCCGGCCATTTGTTCAACGCGGTGCTGGCGCTGATGATCGGCATCTGGCTGATCCGCGCCCTGCGCCGCTGGCTCGACAACGAATTTCTGCCCAAGACCGACATGGACCCCGGCATGTGTGCGTCGCTGAGCACGCTGTTTTCCAACATCGGTTATGCCTTCGTGATCCTGCTGACCCTGTCGTCGCTGGGCGTGAAGTGGACCAACCTGGCGTGGATCGTCAGTGCGCTGTCGGTGGGCATCGGTTTCGGTTTGCAGGAGATCGTGAAGAACTTCGTGTCGGGCCTGATTCTGCTGACCGAGCGGCCGGTGAAGGTCGGCGATCTGATCAGCATCAGCGGCGTCGAGGGCGATATCCGCCGCATCAACGTGCGCGCCACGGAAATCCAGCTCAGTGACCGCTCGATCGTGATCGTGCCGAACTCGCAACTGATCTCGCAGAACCTGCGTAACGTCACGCTCGGCGGCAGTGCCCAGGGCGTGGCGTCTCTGGAGTTGGTGTTTCCGCTGGATATCGACCCGGAAGAGGTGAAGGACCTGCTGCTCAACGCCTACTGCGAGAACGAAACCGTCCTCGAAAAACCGGCGCCGTTTGTGCGCTTCAGCAAGCTGACGCCGGACGGCATCACCTTGACGGTGACCGGGTACGTCGCCAGCCCGAGGATTGTCGGGGTGACCAAAAGCGATCTGCTGTTCGAGGTGCTCAAGCGACTGGGGGCGGCGGGGATTGCGCTGGCGAAGCCGGCGGAGAGTACCTAGGCAACCGGTGGGCGAATGAAAACGTCGGCAACCCTTTCGCAATGAAGGGGCCTGATTGACAGCTCAAGATTCCTCGACTTAGCTGGAGCGGAGCGATGGTGCCCTGTTACCCGTTAGTGAAAAGGAATTCACCTTGGCCTTCAATTCGGTTTGGCTCGGTTATGACGGATACCCAAGTCTGGTGCAGGCGTATCTCAACAGTCCTTGGTCGGCGGCCGCGCGCGCCATGCGCGGGGCGAATGCCGACTTCACCCTGGTCAATTACGCGACCTTCTTTTTTACTGTCCCCAACCCCTTCAACGGCGGCATTCCGGGCCCGTTCATCATCACGCAGCCGAGCGCCGCGTGCCACTCGGAAAAACAAGTGTGGATCGCGATACGCGGCGTTCAGTCGTTAAACCGCTTCAGTATCCCCAACTGGATGGTCGGCCAGGGCAACGCAGCGGGATTGGCCCGGCTGACCCCCGCACAGGCCCAGGCACTCGACGGCACCGTGATCCACGCGGTTTATACCGAGCGGCAACCGTGCGGCACCTGCAGTCCGTTTTTGAACGACATTCTGTTGGATAACACACCGGTGTTCTGGCACTTCCCTTACCCCAGTCAAGAGACGTCAAAGCACAAGCACGACGACAATGACATTGTCGTCAATGGCTTGATGGCGATGTCACGCGACAAGACTTACGGGCAGTCGATGAAGGATCACACACGAGAGGGTCGGGTCGAAGGCAACAAGGACCTGCGCTCAGCCATGAAGTACATCGGCAAACAGCAGGCCGGCCAATACCCGACGCTCATGGCTACCATGGTCAACATGGACACCAGCGATTAACCGGACGGCGCCATCAGCCCCGCATGGGCGTCCCGTCGCTTGCTGTTTAAGACACGTTCCCCGCTAGAAGCCATAGGTGGCGCGAGCAGGCGTAAAAAAACCCGGTTGTTGAGGCCGGGTTTTGTTGGTTACAGCGATCGACTCAGACATTCGAGCGGCGTTCGAGCAGACGGTCTGCGCCACCTTCCGCTACCCGGTTGCCCTGCAGATGATCCGAACCATCGGCGGCGACGGCATCGCTGAACAGCGGGTCGGTTTGGGTCGCAGCGGCTACCGCATCGCTGAACAGTGGATCGGTTTCGGTGGCGGCGAACGCGTTCAGTGCGAAAAGCGAGAAAGCGATGCCAAGCAGGGTTTGGCGTTTCATGATCATGTGCTCCGTTGCGGTGGTTGGGTGTGGAGCCGATCTTACGCTGCGCTCTTCATATGAGAACTTCATTGAATTAATGGTTGTTATTGACGCCATCAATGCAATGTTCGACCTGTTCACCTCGACCGCTTTCACAGGTCGGCGAGTAACGCCTCGCAGCGTTGCTCATCCAGCCGGGTGTTCATGATGCAGAGGCGCATCACCGTTTCGCCTTGCCAGCTTGAAGGCACCACCAGCGCAATGCCATCACGCAGACAGCGCTGCGCCCAGTCATCGTAATCGCGCGCCTGCCAGCCCTCGCGCCGGAACAGGATCACACTCAACCCGCACGCCGGAATCAGCGTCAGCCTTGGGTGACAGGCAATTCGCGTGCGCAGACGGGCACTCAGGTCGAGTATTTGCTCCAGGGTGTGCCGGTAAGCGCCGCTGCCATACACCGCCAGCGAAAACCACAGCGGTACGCCCCGCGCCCGGCGCGACAGGTGAAAGGCGTAGTGCATCGGATTGCATTGCTGCGATTGGTTGATCTGCTCCAGATACGACGCGTCCTGGGTAAACGCCGCTGTGACCGGGCCCGGATCGGCATAGAGCAGCGCACAACAGTCATACGGCACGAACAGGCCCTTGTGGGGGTCGATGATCAGCGAGTCGGCCAGTTCGATGCCGGCAAATGTCGCTCGCACACTCGGGACGCACAGAAACGCGCCGCCGTAGGCCGCATCGACATGGAACCAGATGCCGTGCCGTCGGGCGAGTTGGCCGACCCCGGCCAGGTCGTCGATCAGCCCCGCATTGGTCGAACCGGCCACCGCCACCACCGCCACCACCTGTTGCAGTCGACCGTCGGCTTCAAGCTCTGCCAACGTGCGCGCCAACGCCGTCGCCGTCAGACGGCCCGTCTCATCGGAGGCGACAACCACGACGTGCAGATCGAGTAAGCGGGCACTGACGATGATTGACGAGTGGGCACCGTCCGCCACCAGCAACAGCCCCGGACGCATGCCCACGCGATCTCGATAACGCTGCCGCGCCGCCACCAATGCGGAAAAATTGCCGGCGGTGCCGCCGCTGACAAAACAGCCCGAGGCGGCGGCCGGCAGACCGGCCAGATCGGACAGCCAGCGCAATGCCTGGTTTTCCGCCCAGATCAGCCCCGCCCCGCCGAGCCATCCCGAACCGATCATGCCGCTGGCCGACAGCAAGCCGTCCATCAACGCGGCGGCCGGGGTCGGCGCAGCCCCGATGTAGGCCAGATAACCCGGATGGTCAGTGGCAACGCCTTGCTGGCTGAGCAGACCGGCATACACATCAAGCGCTTGAGCCAGACCAATCCCGGCCTCACAGATCGACTGCCCCACCGCTCGTTCGGCGGCCTCGGCTATCTGTTCCGCCTCGGCGGGCGCGGCCAGCGCTCCCCGTGGTCGGATCAAGGCCTGGCGCAGTGCCGCCAACATGAGGTCGAGATCGTCGGGAGCCATAGCGCCCTCGCCGATGCCGGGCAGTCCAGGCGCAGCGCCAGAAAATTGCAGAGCCATGATTACGTCCTTGTATCGTTTTCGCAGAGTGCGGGGTATTGACGCCGGACCAGCGTGTAGTCGGCGGGTCGGTATTGTCGGTGAACAAAATCGGCGTGCCTGTCCAGGTACGCGGCCACTGGCTCGCCACGTGAAAAGGCAGCCGCGACAAGCTCCAGCGCCAGGCCCACGCACTGGCCAAAATCCGGGGTGGCATGCGGGCACAAGGTGCTCGCCCCGGTGCCGGCAAGCAGTGCGTCGAACTCGTCGACCACGCAATCGTCGGGCACCAGGTAAAGCGCTCCCGGCCGTGCGCGTCGACGGATCTCGCCTGCGACCGCGACATGCGAGCCCATCAACGCGCAGATGGCCACCTCTGCTGTGGCGGGCGTCGAGTGCGGGCGTAACGCCGCCGCCAGACGTTCGCCGTAGGCCGAACCGTCACTCCAGATGTCGGCGATGCGCAGAGAATGGCGCATCAGATAATCGCGCATGACGATCACCTGGCGCGCCTCGCTGGCGCACAGGCGGAATGCCCCCACGCTCTGGCACAGATCAGCGGCAGTGGCTGCCGGCAGCAGCAATGGAACCCCGGCGGCGCGGTAAAGCGCCCCCGCCGCCCGGGCACATTCGCTGTTGAAATGGCCGATGACCACCTCGGCACCGGCGGCCAACAGACGATGCGCCGCATCGACCGCAGCAACCGGATCGGCCGCATCGTCCGCCCACACCAATGGCAGCGCACTACCCTGCGCCGCCCGGCGCAACCACTCGCCGTAGGCCGCACGCGGCCCGGTGAGCGGGCCGACGATACCGACCGGCCGTGGTGCAATGACGCGGCTCATCCAGTCTGGCCCGGCATCAGTCGTGCCAAGGCTTCTGCCGACAATCGCGGCAGTTCAAGCCGTAGATGCAGCGCCGGCGCATGGCCTGCGGCGAAGAATGCACTCGCCTGCTGTGGATCGCACTCGCGCTCGGCCAGATTGAGCAGGTCAGTCAATTGCTCGCTGAGGCCCGGCATCAATGGATAGGTGGCATAGGCCAGCCAACGTGCGGTCAGCGCCTGCAATGCCAACGACGTGCGGGCATGGTTGGACAGCGGTTGCCCGGGTGCACTCAGCAGATAATCCTGCGCGGCACTGAAACGCGAGACCCGGTCGATGACCTGCGCGACCTGCTCGGCCATCCGCAGTGGCGAAAAGGTCGACGTCGAGGCTGCTTGCCGGTAGCCCTCGATCCATTGGCGCAGTTCGTCATGGTAGTTTTTCTGGTCGCTCAGCCAAGCACCAGGCTCGGGGATCTTGCCGCCGTGCTCGGCCAGGCGTGCTTGCAGACGCTGCATCCAGGCACTCAGTTTTTCCGGGAACAACTCATTGATCCGGGCGCAGATCCGGGCCACGGTGAAATTGCTGCGCATGCCTTCAGGACGGGTGAGCATCAAGGCCATGCGCGCGTAGTCGCTGCCGGTTTCGGCGAGAAAATCCTTGCCCCAGATGAGGTGGCGCCGGCTGGTGGAAAATTTGCTGCCGTCGAGGTCCAGCAGTTCGTTGACCACATGGTGGCGCGGTGGCGTCAGGCCCAGCGCCAGATAGACCGCCGGGAACAACAGCGTGTGGTAGTAAGCGTTGTCGAAGCCATAGCAGTGGACGATGTCCATGCTGCCCGAATAGCAATGGGCCGCTCTGGCGAAGCGATCGGCACCGGCGACCGGCAGATCACTGGCTCCCCAAAGATACCCGAAGGCCATTTCGAACCAGACGTACATCACCTGATCCTGCATCGACGGCAAGCGGTGGCGAATGCCCCAGTCACTGCGATGGCTGATGCAGATATCCGGCAGCCCCTGGGTCAACATGGTGTGACAGAGCTGATAGACGTGCGCCGGCATGTTCGCTGTCTGCACGTACTTGGACAGATCGTCAGCAAAGGCACTCAGACGGAAAAACAAGCGTGTCTCAATGCGCAACTGTGGCTGGCGACCGTCGCGTTTGACCCGTGGCTGGGTCAGGTCGGTGCATTGGTTCGGCTGGCCGCAGGCTTCGCAGGCATTACCGTCGCTGCTTTCGCCACAGTGCGGGCAGCCGCCGTTGAGAAAGGCTTCGTGCAGCGCATTGCCCTGGTCATCGACGAACACCGGGGTGTCCTTGGCGTAAATCAGGCCCTGATCGTGCAGGCGCTGCAAGTAATGATGCGCAAAGTCGGCGTATTCGCCTTGGTTGTCCGGTGTGATGAACAGGTCCATGTCGATGCCAAAGCCCTGCCAGGTCTCGCGAATCGCCTCGGCATAATGGTCGGCGCAGGCCTTGGGCGAGGTGTTTTCCTTGGCTGCGCACGTCAGCACGTACGTCTGATTGTCGTCACGGCCACTGCCATAAAAGACCTTGGCGCCGCTGTTGCTCAACACGCGCTTGAGCACATCGCCGGCGATGTAGGGCCCCGACAGGTGGCCCAGATGCAAATCCCCGTTGGGCGTGGGCGGCGTGGAAAAAATCAGAGTGTCCACAGGCGGCTCCGCTTCGCTCGGTTGCAACTGTCCCGCGTCCCAATACAGCGAGTGAAAGTGCAGCGGCTGGCGATCACTCAGGTTGCGGATGGTGTGCGACTCGAATCGCGCGCAATGCACCGCATCGCCGGCGTTGACCTCAAGGGTTTCCTGCGCGGTCCGGACCAGACCGTGCCCTTCGGTGAAGATGAACAGTTCATCTTCGAAATGGTTGTGCGGCTGGCTTTCCTGGCCCGGGGCCAATGTGCAGCCCATCAGATTGAGCGCGGTTCCCGGCAACTCGACGACGCGCGAATCAACGTTGTAGAAACGCTTGGCCGGGGAAAACATATTGATTTTTTTCATTGTGCTGTCTCTCTATCCCTGAGTAATGGCGTCGGCCAGTTGCATGGCGACGTAAGGGGCCATCTTGAAACCACCGCCACTGAAGCCGGAGGCCACCAGTACGCCGCCTGGCAGGCCAGGTTGCTCGCCAATCAATCCGATCGGTTGTTCGCTGTAGCAGTCGCTGTGACATAACGCGCCGGCCACCGACGCCGTCTGCAACCAGGGGAACCGGGATTGGCCCTGCTCGCGGGTCAATTGCGCGTGACGCTGGTCCAGCGCCGCATAGCCCTGACTGGCCGGCACTCGCTGCCCGGTGGGGTAACCGACATAGAAGCCTCCGGTCAGCGGGCACCAGCGCCCGTTGAGCTGGTGGGTGTCGTCGATGAAACAGGGCGCCGTCGGCAGCGCGGCCGCGCCCTTGAAGCGGGTGACCTGGATGTGCTGGTTCCAGAGGCCGAACGAATGACCGAACTGGCGGATGAGAAACTCGCTGGTGCCATTGCCCATAGCGACGATGACCCGGGTCGCATCGTAGTTGCCATTGGAGGTCAGTACACCGACAGCCCGCCGGCTCGCAGCGTCGACGCGGATCGCCTGAACCTGCACCGCATCGTGGTACACGCCGCCCTGCTCGATGGCCGAGCGCACCAGATAGTGCAGCGTTGGCCTGGCTTCCATATAACCAGACCGGGGTTCGAACAAGGCCTGCCCGGCGGCGATCGGCAAGTCCGGATAGCGCTTTGCCAGGGCCGCAGCATCGAGCAGTTGCGCTTCAATGTCTTCCTGCTCGAGCCAGCCTTGCATTTGCGCCAGGGCATGCGGCTCGGCGAAGTGCAGATAACCGGTCTGCGCAAAGGGCACCTGGCTTTGGGAGTCCTGTGCCAGACGCCGGTAAAAGTGGTAACCCTGCGCTGCAGCACGGGTCGCCTGCAACGAGGCGTGCGCCACCCGCACGATGCAACCGGACGCCCCTGTCACGCCGCTGCCCAGTTGCCTGTCATCAAGCAACAGACAGCGCTGGCCGGCCTGGCTCAGGACCTGGAAGCACGTCGCCCCGATGATGCCGGCACCGACGATGATCACATCAAATGGCTTGCTCATAGTGCCTCCGCTTCAGCGCGACTTTGAGGTCGTCAACGATCTCTCCGGCCCGAATGGCCATGTTGGAAATCAGCGTGGCGCTCAGCCCATGGGAATCTTCGGCAACGCCGGTGGAGTACAGCAGCGGCGCGGCGTCGCCCTGAAAGGCCAGGCGGTAATGACGCGAAACGCGGGTCATGCCCTCATCGCGGATCAACCGGGCCGCCAGTGCCGGGCTCAACACGCTGGCAATGCTGCGTGGCCGAAACCCCGTGGCGCACACCAGGTAATCGCAAGCGAGAGTCTGCACCTCGTTACTCATCTGCCGGGCAAACGTCACCTGCACCTGCGTGTCCTGGACCTGCGCCGACTGCAGCCGGCTCATGCGTTCGAGCACCAGGCGCTGCTGACCGCTGACCTCATCGTCATACCAGTTGCGGTAGAGCTTTTCGATCAGCGCCATGTCCACCGCGGAGTAATTGGTGGATGCGTGCGTGCGCAGAATATGTTTGCGTACATGCGGCGCGGCCGCATGGAAATCATCGACCACGTCGGCATTGAAGATTTCGTTGACGAACGGGCTGTCATCGGCCGGCGTGTAACCGTAGCGCGCCATGATCGCCGTCACGCGCATTGCCGGATGCGTCTCCAGCAGATATTCCACCGCTTCAGCCGCGCTCTGCCCTCCGCCCACCACAACGCAGTGGCCGTCGGGTTTCAGCGGTGTGTCTTGCAGGTGCGCCAGCAAATGATGAACGTGGGTGATGCGCTCACCGGCCTGAACGTTACCCGGCAACTGTGGCTCAAGGCCCAGCGAATGCACCAGCGAACGCGCGAGTAGCGAAGTCGTGGTGTCGCCGACCTGCATCTCGACCCTGAACAACGGTGAACCGTCGCCGTCCACACCACCTTCACTGATATTGACCACCCGGTGGCCGTAGAACACCTGATCGCTGAACTCTGCCGCGCACCAGCTCAGGTAATCGTGGAACTCCAGGCGCCCCGGAAAGAAGTCTTTTTTATTCGAGAATGCAGCGATGCGCCCCTTGGTGTGCAAGTAATTGACGAAGGTGAAATGGCTGCGCGGATTGCGAAAACTGGCAAGATCCTTGAGAAAGGACACCTGCATGGTCG encodes:
- a CDS encoding DUF3772 domain-containing protein, which encodes MRNALQCLWLTVLILLIPGSPSLWAAELPAPSATAAAPLPVISQSDLQALQQRLDALKQQISAANNYNQLEGPQDRVQAFILDVDKLSTALLPQQAQLTVQLGVLGAAPDTGIASEQADIIAQRASLTEQKNKVDATLKSLAALKQSAADLITQIAGIRRTLLESELTLGTDSVLNPDFWSPLINPSPDDRQRLSFFVQQIEETWARVWAPGQHVYTVLLVLLALLIWTYGRRLAERGLTWVCIHRMPEGRLRRSALAFASALATIATTAIALHVLFYALTRHAPLTPVLATFSDEFEKVVYACVLITGLSRALLSTQHPSWRLPAIADPVALALKPFPRILSFALLVLVTLVQVSNATGMSSQIVLAGRGVIAMVVLAIVVTMLLQVSKARKEMIAANDASAAGSTFSGVIFTVASLSMFVAAMALLTGYVSLARFITYELVWSYIVLSGFYLLIQVIKDACEHVFSPRHASGKALKQLLGVGDRRLDQMSILLSGFSRAGLLLLAVIALFVGGIGTTLGQLASNIMAILGGAGLRKLNIVPGHLFNAVLALMIGIWLIRALRRWLDNEFLPKTDMDPGMCASLSTLFSNIGYAFVILLTLSSLGVKWTNLAWIVSALSVGIGFGLQEIVKNFVSGLILLTERPVKVGDLISISGVEGDIRRINVRATEIQLSDRSIVIVPNSQLISQNLRNVTLGGSAQGVASLELVFPLDIDPEEVKDLLLNAYCENETVLEKPAPFVRFSKLTPDGITLTVTGYVASPRIVGVTKSDLLFEVLKRLGAAGIALAKPAEST
- a CDS encoding pyridoxal phosphate-dependent decarboxylase family protein; amino-acid sequence: MALQFSGAAPGLPGIGEGAMAPDDLDLMLAALRQALIRPRGALAAPAEAEQIAEAAERAVGQSICEAGIGLAQALDVYAGLLSQQGVATDHPGYLAYIGAAPTPAAALMDGLLSASGMIGSGWLGGAGLIWAENQALRWLSDLAGLPAAASGCFVSGGTAGNFSALVAARQRYRDRVGMRPGLLLVADGAHSSIIVSARLLDLHVVVVASDETGRLTATALARTLAELEADGRLQQVVAVVAVAGSTNAGLIDDLAGVGQLARRHGIWFHVDAAYGGAFLCVPSVRATFAGIELADSLIIDPHKGLFVPYDCCALLYADPGPVTAAFTQDASYLEQINQSQQCNPMHYAFHLSRRARGVPLWFSLAVYGSGAYRHTLEQILDLSARLRTRIACHPRLTLIPACGLSVILFRREGWQARDYDDWAQRCLRDGIALVVPSSWQGETVMRLCIMNTRLDEQRCEALLADL
- a CDS encoding ABC transporter substrate-binding protein, with product MSRVIAPRPVGIVGPLTGPRAAYGEWLRRAAQGSALPLVWADDAADPVAAVDAAHRLLAAGAEVVIGHFNSECARAAGALYRAAGVPLLLPAATAADLCQSVGAFRLCASEARQVIVMRDYLMRHSLRIADIWSDGSAYGERLAAALRPHSTPATAEVAICALMGSHVAVAGEIRRRARPGALYLVPDDCVVDEFDALLAGTGASTLCPHATPDFGQCVGLALELVAAAFSRGEPVAAYLDRHADFVHRQYRPADYTLVRRQYPALCENDTRT
- a CDS encoding class I tRNA ligase family protein, with product MKKINMFSPAKRFYNVDSRVVELPGTALNLMGCTLAPGQESQPHNHFEDELFIFTEGHGLVRTAQETLEVNAGDAVHCARFESHTIRNLSDRQPLHFHSLYWDAGQLQPSEAEPPVDTLIFSTPPTPNGDLHLGHLSGPYIAGDVLKRVLSNSGAKVFYGSGRDDNQTYVLTCAAKENTSPKACADHYAEAIRETWQGFGIDMDLFITPDNQGEYADFAHHYLQRLHDQGLIYAKDTPVFVDDQGNALHEAFLNGGCPHCGESSDGNACEACGQPNQCTDLTQPRVKRDGRQPQLRIETRLFFRLSAFADDLSKYVQTANMPAHVYQLCHTMLTQGLPDICISHRSDWGIRHRLPSMQDQVMYVWFEMAFGYLWGASDLPVAGADRFARAAHCYSGSMDIVHCYGFDNAYYHTLLFPAVYLALGLTPPRHHVVNELLDLDGSKFSTSRRHLIWGKDFLAETGSDYARMALMLTRPEGMRSNFTVARICARINELFPEKLSAWMQRLQARLAEHGGKIPEPGAWLSDQKNYHDELRQWIEGYRQAASTSTFSPLRMAEQVAQVIDRVSRFSAAQDYLLSAPGQPLSNHARTSLALQALTARWLAYATYPLMPGLSEQLTDLLNLAERECDPQQASAFFAAGHAPALHLRLELPRLSAEALARLMPGQTG
- a CDS encoding NAD(P)/FAD-dependent oxidoreductase gives rise to the protein MSKPFDVIIVGAGIIGATCFQVLSQAGQRCLLLDDRQLGSGVTGASGCIVRVAHASLQATRAAAQGYHFYRRLAQDSQSQVPFAQTGYLHFAEPHALAQMQGWLEQEDIEAQLLDAAALAKRYPDLPIAAGQALFEPRSGYMEARPTLHYLVRSAIEQGGVYHDAVQVQAIRVDAASRRAVGVLTSNGNYDATRVIVAMGNGTSEFLIRQFGHSFGLWNQHIQVTRFKGAAALPTAPCFIDDTHQLNGRWCPLTGGFYVGYPTGQRVPASQGYAALDQRHAQLTREQGQSRFPWLQTASVAGALCHSDCYSEQPIGLIGEQPGLPGGVLVASGFSGGGFKMAPYVAMQLADAITQG
- a CDS encoding lysine N(6)-hydroxylase/L-ornithine N(5)-oxygenase family protein, coding for MSFATDLTRSPCKQKIHDVVGIGFGPSNISLAIALLEMAPELEVAFVDSAPGFGWHKGMLFKNATMQVSFLKDLASFRNPRSHFTFVNYLHTKGRIAAFSNKKDFFPGRLEFHDYLSWCAAEFSDQVFYGHRVVNISEGGVDGDGSPLFRVEMQVGDTTTSLLARSLVHSLGLEPQLPGNVQAGERITHVHHLLAHLQDTPLKPDGHCVVVGGGQSAAEAVEYLLETHPAMRVTAIMARYGYTPADDSPFVNEIFNADVVDDFHAAAPHVRKHILRTHASTNYSAVDMALIEKLYRNWYDDEVSGQQRLVLERMSRLQSAQVQDTQVQVTFARQMSNEVQTLACDYLVCATGFRPRSIASVLSPALAARLIRDEGMTRVSRHYRLAFQGDAAPLLYSTGVAEDSHGLSATLISNMAIRAGEIVDDLKVALKRRHYEQAI